The Phorcysia thermohydrogeniphila nucleotide sequence ACTCCTTAACCTTAACCCACTTGCCGGGCTCAAGGTCCTTATAGTGCTCAAAGAAGTGCTTTATCTCGTTGAGAGTAGCCTCTGGAAGGTCTGTTATCTCCTTTACCTTAGAGAAGGTAAGGTCAAGCTTGTCAACAGGAACGGCAAGAATCTTCTCATCCTGTCCGCTCTCGTCCTCCATCACGAGAACGCCGATTGGCCTACACCTAATTACGCTACCGGGAACGACAGGCTGTCTTGAGATAACGAGGACGTCAATAGGGTCTCCATCATCTGCAAGGGTGTTTGGAACAAAACCGTAGTTTGCAGGGTAGAACATCGGAGTGAAGAGGAAACGGTCAACAAAAACAGCCCCACTTTCCTTGTCCACCTCGTACTTCACGTTGGAACCCTGAGGTATTTCTATTACAGCGTAGATATCCTCAGGAGGGTTCTTTCCCGGTGGTATCTTCTTTACATCCATAATACCTCCTCCTTTAGTTTAGGTTTTAGGTTGAATTATAAGACACTTCAGTCATCCAAAGTTGACCACACTTAAAAAAGTTCATATTATTTAACTCAGGA carries:
- the ppa gene encoding inorganic diphosphatase, which translates into the protein MDVKKIPPGKNPPEDIYAVIEIPQGSNVKYEVDKESGAVFVDRFLFTPMFYPANYGFVPNTLADDGDPIDVLVISRQPVVPGSVIRCRPIGVLVMEDESGQDEKILAVPVDKLDLTFSKVKEITDLPEATLNEIKHFFEHYKDLEPGKWVKVKEFKGSDVAKEMIKKAIENCK